Within candidate division KSB1 bacterium, the genomic segment AAGTTTGGCCTGTAATTCCAGCGGTAAATCGCCAATCTCATCCAGAAAAATGGTGCCGCCGTCCGCTAATTCAAAACGACCCATTTTACGAGAAAGCGCACCGGTAAAAGCTCCTCTTTCATGGCCAAAGAGCTCACTTTCGATAAGATTCGCCGGTAAAGCAGCGCAATTCACTTTGACCAGCGGCCGTTCTTTGCGATCACTAAGATTATGAACTGCACGAGCGAGCAGCTCCTTGCCGGTACCGGTTTCGCCGAGAATCAAAACAGTGGCGTTGGTCGCTGCAACTTGCTCCACTTTTCTCAGCACATTTTTAAATACCTTGCTGCCGGTGATGATTTCTTCGAAATTATGAACAACTTTGATTTCTGCCTGTAAGTAAATGTTTTCCGCCTGTAGGCGATTCTTTAGATCCTCCACTTCCTCCAGGGCCTTCCGAAGCTTTTCTTCAGTCTTTTTTAATGCGGTAATTTCTTGACCGTGACCGATCACATGTGCAACATTCCCTCGCTCATCGAGAACCGGACAAAACATCCGCAAGTAAACCTTAAGATGACCGCCCTTGTCCATGATAGGCTCTTCAAAGGTGACCAGCCTTTTCTCCGCGATGCATTTATCAATTTGTTTTTGCCGGTTATCCGCAAAGGACTTAGGGAGACGTCTCTTTTCGCAGTACTCGTGATGATTCTTACCGATAATCCAGTCCCGCATTTCAGGATCATGAATTCCAGTCGATGTGTTGAAAAGAAAACGACCTTCACTATCCAAAATACCAAGCTCAGCCGGAATATTGTCTAGCAAACGCCTGAGTTCCAATTCCGCCATTAAATTCTTCTTTGAGTTATCTTTCACGTGCTTAACCTATTTTTTTTACAAAACTCATTTTTTAAAGTGATTTAAATAAACTTAAAAAGCGCTATTTTAAAAGCAAGGAAAGTTTTAAATGAGGGAAGAAACGACAAGGCCCTTAGTTACATTTGAACTTAAATAAATAGGTAATGCGAGAGAAGAATATACGTCGCTCATTTTGTGTTCTTTTTATAT encodes:
- a CDS encoding sigma 54-interacting transcriptional regulator, which translates into the protein MAELELRRLLDNIPAELGILDSEGRFLFNTSTGIHDPEMRDWIIGKNHHEYCEKRRLPKSFADNRQKQIDKCIAEKRLVTFEEPIMDKGGHLKVYLRMFCPVLDERGNVAHVIGHGQEITALKKTEEKLRKALEEVEDLKNRLQAENIYLQAEIKVVHNFEEIITGSKVFKNVLRKVEQVAATNATVLILGETGTGKELLARAVHNLSDRKERPLVKVNCAALPANLIESELFGHERGAFTGALSRKMGRFELADGGTIFLDEIGDLPLELQAKLLRVLQEGEFEHLGSSTTIKVDVRIIAATNRDLKKALESGDFREDLYYRLNVFPIISPPLRERKEDVPLLVKHFSEKVGAKVGKKIGSINPKAMDALLAYDWPGNVRELENIIERAVILSKGKTLQLGDWIPAKTKTSNSKEMLSLGENERRYILEVLELTGGRVSGEKGAAKILGVNASTLDSRMRKLGLK